In Colletotrichum higginsianum IMI 349063 chromosome 1, whole genome shotgun sequence, the DNA window tgtgtggctcactcacttgtgaactacgttagACGcaatacttaattataaatgCTACTAATATAATAGACTATACATTATTAGCTATGCAGATGCATAAGCTACTACTTATGATGCTACTCTAAAACAAATATTTTGATATTCCTTAATCGGAATCACTAGCTACTTTTTAACCTGTTAGTTAAACTAGCTTTATAGCAATTATCATTATAAGTACTTCATCAACCGCTTTGATCGCATGAGCTACAAGCTTATATCACGTGACCTGCATTTGAAGTATTTCAACTTAGTCCTTCGCTTAGAATCGATCTCAAGTCGCATCTACCATTAAACTTCTCATCAGCAAGCTGTTGTACAGCGACAtggacgtcgaggttgaATATGGTAGTTCGAACGAACGTAAGTGCACCAGCCCTTAGGTTGATCTTGAGCTGATTAAAGCCGCGCAGTCCATGCGTCCGCCAATACAAGCCCTCCAATAGCTCCAGATTTGCTCGCTAGACGCTTCGAAATCCTGGATAAGAGTGAGGCATTTGAAGACGTTGACGGCGAGTTCAAGTTCACCAAGACCCTCGTCGTCTACAGGGACGGCAAAAACATCTACCATGCAGTCAGCAAGGCTCGTAGCTCCGAATTATCGAATCTCAGCATAAACCAGCTCACCACCAAGGTTGTGATCCCCGTCACCGCTTACAGTCCTCTCTTCGTACCAACCTTCACACAAGCGCCCGACCCGCTGCCATTGAACGCATATGTTAAGAAGCCAAGCCTCATTTCTTACGATCGCATTCATTACGGCCTTCTAGAGGACAACATCGCGGACAATGTCCTTGCCGAGATTCAGGTCTGCGAACTTCTGAAGCAAAATTCACATCCCAATATCGCGAGATACCTAGGTTGCCAAGTCTTGGACGGCAGAATTGTCGGTATCTGCTTCGCAAAATACGAAAAGACACTAATGGAAGCAGTCAATCCACATAGCTTCATGAAAAGAAAGTTCAGTACAACTCGCCAAGGTGTCAGTAACTACAGTCAACAACTGGATGGCATTAAAGACGGCATCAAGCATCTCCATTCGCTCGAGCTTGTTCATAACGACCTGAACCCCAGCAATATCATGATTGACGGAAGTACATGGATTATTATTGATTTTGGGTCGTGCCGCTATAAGGGAGAAAGCTTGGATGGCGTTGGTCGTACTTACGAATGGTTCGATGAAGCGGTGCACAGCTCGCTGCCTCAAAATGACCTGGATGCGCTGCGTGAGATCAGAAATTGGCTGGAGGGGGCCCCCGCCGACACATTCCAATTTAAAGAGTAACATTGGATAAGATACTAAACAGTGACGACTCTATCACAATCAGTCTCAAAAACACAACAGTAATCCAACTTCTCAGCCGCTTATTTGCCTCCAGATTTGTCTCACCACCTAGCTTCGCTAATCCAAACCCCTCACCCCAAAGATCTAGACTCTGTAACTACCGTAGACTGTGTGTGGCCAAGCATTAGTCTAATTATTGCTTGGATATAATGATGTTTAGCAATTAAAGCTTACTATTACTTTAGTTTGACGTACTACCTAGAGTTGACGCAGTCGGTCTGCCCGCAGTCGCTCGTTATGACACGCCGTCCGCTCTGCTCAGTCTTGAATAGACAAGAGTCGACCAACTGTTCGGCAATTTTTTTGGTTTGCATCGTGCTGAATGAATAGTATTGGCTTAAAGGAAGTTCACGACTGATTTCAAATTGGTATCTAGCGAAAGTAAAACAATGAGAGACTTGGTGCATAAGCCTTATTCTTAGGCGACGACAAGTGGCTAATTATATCTCAACATTCTATGGAAAACAGGATTCGCTTGTTGGTTCTCAGACCACGCCTAGGATTACAGGAGGGAGATAGCCATGAACAGCCTGTTCAGAGCCAGACATCCAAATGGAGTTTAAGGGAATCTGCTGATTTGCAGCACTCGTGCTCGGCTTACCCCGCTCGACTTCACAACGGCCGGTGATGCTGCCTTACCTGAACAACACAGTGGCAGAGGTGGTCATATACGGGTGTGAGGTGTCCGTATTCGTGTCGCCCTTGTTCACAAAGAGCTGCAGCCTGTTACAACTCACCGGTCACTGTCGAGGCTGCAGTGGACGAGGCCCCGACGTCTCCGATCGTAGTGGTTAAAGACGGCTTACCCTGACGCGCGGGCGCATTGTGTGTACTCTGCGCCTGACTTAAACGAGGTGATGGTACAGTCGACTAAGATTGCGAGCTTCCGACACGCCCGACGTCGGCGTCTATTGTACTTAGGCATTGGATGCTCGAGCTGAACGGGAGTGTGATGAGGCGAAGTAATTATGCACGATATTATTGACATATCATTTTTGCAGACAGGCGCAAGTCGGCATACAGTTACATCCCTCGACTTCTGGGGCTTAAACCTGGCTTATTGTATGAATGGAAATTCAGCGTTAACTGCAAACACTTAGGCTACGCACAACGCAGTACCTTCAAAAAGAAGCACATCAACTTACAGCGCTCGAGTGAAGACTGTTGGCAGAGCCAGCAAACGAATGCCGGATTCGGCCAAGACAAAGGCCCCACGACAGAGGCTGCTCCGTTTTCTCCAGTTGGGGATACGCCGAAAGAGGCGGGGAAACGGCATTGTATGTCCAGTTGGAAGATAGGTGGTGTGGGCTGGTGGCGTTTCTTTCCACATCGAATGAAGCAGGCCTGGCCTCTGCCGAGAAACTCGAGTGTCCCCTACTTCGTTTCTTATGTCATCTCGCTCGTCGTGGAACTCTGGAAGCGCCCGTGGCCTGCATCTCACAACGCTACTCATTGCCGCCGCTGGGCTGCTCTTTGTATAGCGACCTTGGCCTCGCACTCCTTGGCCCAAGCATGACTATCAAAATAGCCCCATTCAACGCTAGCACTCTAGATGGCCAACGTATAGCAGGGCGCCTTTTCTAATGAGGAGCTTCCTAAGGCGAGGTAAGACCTACTTTCAATCTTTCAGCACACTGAGAGCGCTCGTGCAGCCTTGCGGATCATCCGATTAGATACCGATGGCTGGGGCGGGTCGTTGTAGAGTGACACACAGTAAGAATCAATGGAGACACGCTATTTGATGGGCACGAGTGTTGAAACGCCTTGGCCGCGGCTCTACCGGAGAACTAGCTTTTGATAACGGGCCCAGTACCGGCAGGCGACGGCGTACTTGCGGATGAAGACAAAAACGGCCCCACTTCCGGAAGCTGACTCAGCGAGACTTTTGGTGATGGAacgtgcgtgcgtgcgttTGCGGGACGCGTCGCGTAAAGTGGTCCGTCAACCTTCCCTTTCCCGTTGCCTCCTTTGTCCCGCGGGGCACGATTCGAACCGCCATGAGCAGGTTGCGGCTGTTTACCAACAACACGCACTTTCTCACCTCTGGGATGTTTCCACGGACCCTCATCTCTCGCACGAACAGCTGACATCATGGAGGCGGCAACTGAACGTCACTTCTTCCACCACGGCGCCCGTGAGGCGACCGTCACAAAGTCATCGGCCAGGGTAACGTACAAACCTCCCATCCACGTCTTGCTCTTTGTGGCGGCAAACCCAAACTGACTTGTCACTCATTGTTCGCGCAGGCTCTCGAAAAGGAACAGGAGAACTGCCATTGGTGCCAGATCCGATCGTTTCCCACGCACAAGCAGTACCCCATTACGATCGTGAACGAAGtggacgacgccgtcattCCGTCAACGTTCCGGTTCCTGCAGCAATCGAAGCTCGGGGCCGGCGTCCAAGCCGCCGAGGATAGTTTCCGCACCGGCTGCGAGtgcgacgacgtcgaggagtGCCAGTATAGCGGCTGCCTCTGCCTGCAGGAGCAGGAAGAcgcctcggacgacgagggtcACAGGAGGAACAAGGTCTACATGTACCACATGCACGGCGTGAAGGCCGGTCTTCTGCGCAGCAAGTTTCTGCAATCGAAGCGGCCCGTGTACGAATGCCACGAAGGCTGCGCGTGCGCCGAGAAATGCCCGAACCGCGTGGTCGAGAGAGGACGCAAGGTGCCTCTGCAGATCTTCCggacggagaagacgggaTGGGGTAAGCTTCCTTGCCCCCGACACATGCTGCAcgagtagtagtagtagtagtagtatcAGTATTGGTAGTAGCGGTAGCTGTGTTCTGGCTGACGGGTTGGCATAACAGGGGTACGCTCGTTGGTGGACATCAAAAAGGGCCAGTTTGTCGACAAGTACATCGGGGAGATCATCACGCCGCAGGAGGCACAGCGGCGGCGCAACGCGTCCAGCATTGCGGAGCGCAAGGACGTCTACCTCTTCGCGCTGGACAAGTTCACGGACAAGGACTCGCCGGACGTGCGGCTTCGCGGCCCGCCGCTCGAGGTGGACGGCGAGTTCATGTCCGGGCCGACGCGGTTTATTAACCACTCGTGCGAGCCGAACCTGCGCATCTTTGCGCGCGTGGGGGACCACGCAGACAAGCACATCCACGACATCGCCATGTTCGCGCTGCGGGACATACCGCGAGGCGAGCAGCTGACGTTCGActacgtcgacggcgtcagcgaagaggaggacgacgccAAGGACAAGCGCAAGCAGGG includes these proteins:
- a CDS encoding Serine/threonine-protein kinase; translated protein: MDVEVEYGSSNELHASANTSPPIAPDLLARRFEILDKSEAFEDVDGEFKFTKTLVVYRDGKNIYHAVSKARSSELSNLSINQLTTKVVIPVTAYSPLFVPTFTQAPDPLPLNAYVKKPSLISYDRIHYGLLEDNIADNVLAEIQVCELLKQNSHPNIARYLGCQVLDGRIVGICFAKYEKTLMEAVNPHSFMKRKFSTTRQGVSNYSQQLDGIKDGIKHLHSLELVHNDLNPSNIMIDGSTWIIIDFGSCRYKGESLDGVGRTYEWFDEAVHSSLPQNDLDALREIRNWLEGAPADTFQFKE
- a CDS encoding Histone-lysine N-methyltransferase, which gives rise to MEAATERHFFHHGAREATVTKSSARALEKEQENCHWCQIRSFPTHKQYPITIVNEVDDAVIPSTFRFLQQSKLGAGVQAAEDSFRTGCECDDVEECQYSGCLCLQEQEDASDDEGHRRNKVYMYHMHGVKAGLLRSKFLQSKRPVYECHEGCACAEKCPNRVVERGRKVPLQIFRTEKTGWGVRSLVDIKKGQFVDKYIGEIITPQEAQRRRNASSIAERKDVYLFALDKFTDKDSPDVRLRGPPLEVDGEFMSGPTRFINHSCEPNLRIFARVGDHADKHIHDIAMFALRDIPRGEQLTFDYVDGVSEEEDDAKDKRKQGDMVQCLCGAKNCRKFLW